A genomic segment from Rhinatrema bivittatum chromosome 19, aRhiBiv1.1, whole genome shotgun sequence encodes:
- the TAP1 gene encoding antigen peptide transporter 1 isoform X1 has protein sequence MKPALALWLLPALDFAAVQLLLLLCPLLQLQEPLAITWISSLARLGLLAVTAQAVCAAWGLPARLQRQVLLLCLTLLSLLLPCYATLISFIDPQATAELLCGWGRWDVLAFTYLITVVAAVLWHHFSPFERESETKEQSSASLGKLLSCISPYAGRFLVVAVLVVVSSLGEMAIPHYTGCMTDWILNEENPLAFGTAILIMSLLTIGSAVTEFICDCLYNITMSLVHMGIQSRVFQSVLRQELAFFDTIQTGDITSRITADTQEMSESLSSKLSLVMWYLMRAVFLFASMLWLSWKLSLFTLLGLPVIMVIPKLSGTFYQELAIHVQASLARANQAASETLANMKTVRSFAAEEEEAERYSERLSETYLLNKKEAAAYAGFMWTNSLSGLALKVGILYYGGRLVTAGYVSSGDLVAFVLYELQFTPAMEVLLRMYPDVKKAVGASEKIFEYMHRSPRIAATGSLAPETLEGHVTFQNVSFSYPSRPGTPVLKDVSFQLRPGEVTALVGPSAAGKSTCVWLLERFYQPQEGRILLDGKSIWEYEQKYFHSKVALVSQEPVLFARSVQENISYGLGEVPLEDVKAAAKCASADGFISDLNKGYQTDAGEKGGQLSVGQKQRVAIARALLRDPQILILDDATSSLDMETEHLVQTAVYNGFRHRTVLVIAHRLSTAERADRILVLEGGQVTEEGTHQELLEKKGSYSRMVQKHEQGFQRDPAKGEE, from the exons ATGAAGCCAGCACTGGCCCTGTGGTTGCTCCCGGCTCTGGACTTTGCAGCTGTTCAGCTACTCCTGCTGCTCTGTCCTCTCCTGCAGCTGCAGGAACCTCTGGCTATTACCTGGATCTCCTCACTAGCCCGCCTGGGCCTCCTGGCTGTTACTGCGCAGGCTGTGTGCGCGGCCTGGGGGCTTCCTGCCCGGTTACAGCGGCAGGTGCTGCTCCTGTGCCTGActctcctctccctgctgctCCCCTGCTATGCCACTCTGATCTCTTTCATTGATCCTCAGGCCACGGCAGAGCTCCTCTGTGGATGGGGCCGGTGGGATGTATTGGCATTCACCTATCTCATCACCGTGGTCGCGGCTGTATTGTGGCACCACTTTTCTCCCTTTGAGCGTGAGAGTGAGACGAAGGAGCAGTCCTCAGCTTCTCTGGGCAAGCTTCTGTCCTGCATCAGCCCCTATGCTGGCCGCTTTCTGGTCGTGGCTGTTCTGGTGGTGGTGTCATCCTTGG GCGAGATGGCCATCCCTCATTACACGGGGTGCATGACGGACTGGATCCTGAACGAGGAGAACCCCTTGGCGTTCGGCACCGCCATACTGATAATGTCCCTCCTCACCATTGGAAG CGCCGTGACGGAGTTCATCTGTGACTGCCTCTACAACATCACCATGAGCCTCGTCCACATGGGCATCCAGAGCCGGGTCTTCCAGTCCGTGCTGCGGCAGGAGTTGGCTTTTTTCGACACCATACAGACAG GTGACATCACTTCGCGCATCACGGCAGACACGCAGGAGATGAGCGAGTCTCTGAGCAGTAAGCTGAGCCTTGTCATGTGGTACCTGATGAGGGCCGTCTTTCTCTTCGCCTCCATGCTGTGGCTGTCCTGGAAACTCTCCCTCTTCACCCTCCTCGGGCTCCCGGTCATCATGGTCATCCCCAAACTCTCTGGAACCTTCTACCAG gaactGGCCATCCACGTGCAGGCGTCTCTAGCCCGGGCTAACCAGGCGGCCTCGGAGACCCTGGCCAACATGAAGACGGTCCGGAGCTTCGCggccgaggaggaggaggccgaGCGCTACAGCGAGAGACTGAGCGAGACGTACCTGCTGAACAAGAAGGAGGCCGCGGCCTACGCCGGCTTTATGTGGACCAACAGT ctctccggGCTGGCTCTGAAAGTGGGGATCCTGTACTATGGGGGCCGCCTGGTGACCGCCGGCTACGTCAGCAGCGGAGACCTGGTGGCATTTGTTCTGTATGAGCTGCAGTTCACCCCCGCGATGGAG GTGCTGCTCAGGATGTACCCCGACgtgaagaaggcagtgggagcctcAGAGAAGATCTTTGAGTACATGCACAGGAGTCCCAGGATCGCAGCCACAGGGAGCCTGGCGCCGGAGACCCTGGAAGGCCACGTGACCTTCCAGAACGTGTCCTTCTCCTACCCCAGCCGCCCGGGCACCCCGGTGCTGAAG GACGTCTCCTTCCAGCTGAGGCCCGGTGAGGTCACCGCCCTGGTGGGCCCCTCTGCCGCAGGGAAATCCACTTGCGTCTGGCTCCTGGAGCGGTTCTACCAGCCGCAGGAGGGAAGGATCTTACTGGACGGAAAATCGATTTGGGAGTACGAGCAGAAGTATTTCCACAGCAAG GTGGCCCTGGTGAGCCAGGAACCGGTCCTGTTTGCCCGCTCCGTGCAGGAGAACATCTCCTACGGGCTGGGAGAGGTGCCCCTGGAGGATGTGAAGGCAGCGGCGAAATGCGCCAGTGCTGACGGCTTCATCTCTGACCTGAATAAGGGCTACCAGACAG ATGCTGGCGAGAAGGGGGGACAGCTCTCCGTGGGGCAGAAGCAGAGGGTGGCCATCGCCCGTGCGCTGCTGCGGGACCCTCAGATCCTCATCCTGGATGATGCTACCAGCTCCCTGGATATGGAGACTGAACATCTG GTGCAGACGGCGGTTTATAACGGCTTCCGGCACAGGACGGTGCTGGTGATCGCTCACCGGCTCAGCACGGCGGAGAGGGCAGACCGGATCCTGGTGCTGGAGGGAGGGCAGGTCACAGAGGAGGGGACGCACCAGGAGctgctggagaagaagggaagctACAGCCGCATGGTGCAGAAACACGAGCAGGGCTTCCAGCGAGACCCTGCCAAAGGAGAAGAATGA
- the TAP1 gene encoding antigen peptide transporter 1 isoform X2 — protein sequence MKPALALWLLPALDFAAVQLLLLLCPLLQLQEPLAITWISSLARLGLLAVTAQAVCAAWGLPARLQRQVLLLCLTLLSLLLPCYATLISFIDPQATAELLCGWGRWDVLAFTYLITVVAAVLWHHFSPFERESETKEQSSASLGKLLSCISPYAGRFLVVAVLVVVSSLGEMAIPHYTGCMTDWILNEENPLAFGTAILIMSLLTIGSAVTEFICDCLYNITMSLVHMGIQSRVFQSVLRQELAFFDTIQTGDITSRITADTQEMSESLSSKLSLVMWYLMRAVFLFASMLWLSWKLSLFTLLGLPVIMVIPKLSGTFYQELAIHVQASLARANQAASETLANMKTVRSFAAEEEEAERYSERLSETYLLNKKEAAAYAGFMWTNSVLLRMYPDVKKAVGASEKIFEYMHRSPRIAATGSLAPETLEGHVTFQNVSFSYPSRPGTPVLKDVSFQLRPGEVTALVGPSAAGKSTCVWLLERFYQPQEGRILLDGKSIWEYEQKYFHSKVALVSQEPVLFARSVQENISYGLGEVPLEDVKAAAKCASADGFISDLNKGYQTDAGEKGGQLSVGQKQRVAIARALLRDPQILILDDATSSLDMETEHLVQTAVYNGFRHRTVLVIAHRLSTAERADRILVLEGGQVTEEGTHQELLEKKGSYSRMVQKHEQGFQRDPAKGEE from the exons ATGAAGCCAGCACTGGCCCTGTGGTTGCTCCCGGCTCTGGACTTTGCAGCTGTTCAGCTACTCCTGCTGCTCTGTCCTCTCCTGCAGCTGCAGGAACCTCTGGCTATTACCTGGATCTCCTCACTAGCCCGCCTGGGCCTCCTGGCTGTTACTGCGCAGGCTGTGTGCGCGGCCTGGGGGCTTCCTGCCCGGTTACAGCGGCAGGTGCTGCTCCTGTGCCTGActctcctctccctgctgctCCCCTGCTATGCCACTCTGATCTCTTTCATTGATCCTCAGGCCACGGCAGAGCTCCTCTGTGGATGGGGCCGGTGGGATGTATTGGCATTCACCTATCTCATCACCGTGGTCGCGGCTGTATTGTGGCACCACTTTTCTCCCTTTGAGCGTGAGAGTGAGACGAAGGAGCAGTCCTCAGCTTCTCTGGGCAAGCTTCTGTCCTGCATCAGCCCCTATGCTGGCCGCTTTCTGGTCGTGGCTGTTCTGGTGGTGGTGTCATCCTTGG GCGAGATGGCCATCCCTCATTACACGGGGTGCATGACGGACTGGATCCTGAACGAGGAGAACCCCTTGGCGTTCGGCACCGCCATACTGATAATGTCCCTCCTCACCATTGGAAG CGCCGTGACGGAGTTCATCTGTGACTGCCTCTACAACATCACCATGAGCCTCGTCCACATGGGCATCCAGAGCCGGGTCTTCCAGTCCGTGCTGCGGCAGGAGTTGGCTTTTTTCGACACCATACAGACAG GTGACATCACTTCGCGCATCACGGCAGACACGCAGGAGATGAGCGAGTCTCTGAGCAGTAAGCTGAGCCTTGTCATGTGGTACCTGATGAGGGCCGTCTTTCTCTTCGCCTCCATGCTGTGGCTGTCCTGGAAACTCTCCCTCTTCACCCTCCTCGGGCTCCCGGTCATCATGGTCATCCCCAAACTCTCTGGAACCTTCTACCAG gaactGGCCATCCACGTGCAGGCGTCTCTAGCCCGGGCTAACCAGGCGGCCTCGGAGACCCTGGCCAACATGAAGACGGTCCGGAGCTTCGCggccgaggaggaggaggccgaGCGCTACAGCGAGAGACTGAGCGAGACGTACCTGCTGAACAAGAAGGAGGCCGCGGCCTACGCCGGCTTTATGTGGACCAACAGT GTGCTGCTCAGGATGTACCCCGACgtgaagaaggcagtgggagcctcAGAGAAGATCTTTGAGTACATGCACAGGAGTCCCAGGATCGCAGCCACAGGGAGCCTGGCGCCGGAGACCCTGGAAGGCCACGTGACCTTCCAGAACGTGTCCTTCTCCTACCCCAGCCGCCCGGGCACCCCGGTGCTGAAG GACGTCTCCTTCCAGCTGAGGCCCGGTGAGGTCACCGCCCTGGTGGGCCCCTCTGCCGCAGGGAAATCCACTTGCGTCTGGCTCCTGGAGCGGTTCTACCAGCCGCAGGAGGGAAGGATCTTACTGGACGGAAAATCGATTTGGGAGTACGAGCAGAAGTATTTCCACAGCAAG GTGGCCCTGGTGAGCCAGGAACCGGTCCTGTTTGCCCGCTCCGTGCAGGAGAACATCTCCTACGGGCTGGGAGAGGTGCCCCTGGAGGATGTGAAGGCAGCGGCGAAATGCGCCAGTGCTGACGGCTTCATCTCTGACCTGAATAAGGGCTACCAGACAG ATGCTGGCGAGAAGGGGGGACAGCTCTCCGTGGGGCAGAAGCAGAGGGTGGCCATCGCCCGTGCGCTGCTGCGGGACCCTCAGATCCTCATCCTGGATGATGCTACCAGCTCCCTGGATATGGAGACTGAACATCTG GTGCAGACGGCGGTTTATAACGGCTTCCGGCACAGGACGGTGCTGGTGATCGCTCACCGGCTCAGCACGGCGGAGAGGGCAGACCGGATCCTGGTGCTGGAGGGAGGGCAGGTCACAGAGGAGGGGACGCACCAGGAGctgctggagaagaagggaagctACAGCCGCATGGTGCAGAAACACGAGCAGGGCTTCCAGCGAGACCCTGCCAAAGGAGAAGAATGA
- the LOC115080527 gene encoding antigen peptide transporter 2-like isoform X1, with protein MRPDSFLVMTKMKMMKAAPLLLALFLLDATLTSLLTWLCLRFYPFSLLSATWALALLRLALLCGAARTLPPALGRPPPRRVFLHLLVLTLASPACDTARFLLLREPVDLRSGVACALLPLHAACLLAGLFWELLVPWRPGKDSGGAGTEGNGRRKAREALGRLWVYSKPDKVPLSGAFIFLTLAVICEMFIPYYTGKVIDILGSRYREAKFYTAISLMALFSMASSLSAGCRGGLFTLTIVRLTQRLRVLLFRAVVQQEIGFFESTKTGEITSRLATDTALMSRSIALNVNVFLRSLMKAVGIYCFMLNLSWQLTLFTLIDTPITALIQEIYNRYYESVVKEVQDSIARSSHLAGETVHAIRTVRSFGTEQEEAERYGARLLETHRLKTRRDMIRALYLLAHRLTKLAVQVIMLYCGQHLIRTGQMSSGNLVSFIIYQEESGRYIQSLVHMYGDMIHSMGAAEKVFQYLDRKSTVPTEGDLKPKDFKGHVHFQNVSFSYPTRPDVSVLKDVSFELRPGKVTALVGPSGGGKTTCISLLERFYEPQAGEILLDGRPLRDYDHKYLHTKISLVGQEPVLFARSVAENVAFGLRDYSMEDVETAAQEAHADPFIQQMERKYRTDVGEAGGTLAGGQKQRIAIARALVRRPQLLVLDEASSCLDIESEHKVQETLSRMRGQTVLVVAHRLKTVEDADKIVVIEEGRVVEEGNHRQLMEREGAYHRLVQRLFTQNGDVN; from the exons at GCGCCCTGACTCCTTCCTTGTGATGACGAAGATGAAGATGATGAAGGCCGCCCCTCTCCTCCTGGCGCTCTTCCTCCTGGATGCcaccctcacctccctcctgacCTGGCTGTGCCTGCGCTTTTATCCCTTCTCGCTCCTCAGTGCCACCTGGGCCCTGGCACTCCTGCGACTGGCGCTGCTCTGCGGGGCGGCACGGACGCTGCCTCCGGCCCTGGGGCGCCCGCCGCCCCGGCGCGTGTTCCTGCACCTGCTGGTCCTCACCCTCGCGTCTCCTGCCTGTGACACGGcccgcttcctcctcctccgggAGCCCGTGGACCTGCGCTCCGGGGTGGCCTGCGCCCTGCTGCCCCTGCACGCAGCCTGCCTGCTCGCCGGCCTCTTCTGGGAGCTCCTCGTACCCTGGCGCCCGGGGAAGGACAGCGGCGGAGCCGGGACGGAGGGGAACGGCAGGAGGAAGGCCCGGGAAGCTCTGGGGCGGCTCTGGGTTTACTCCAAGCCTGACAAAGTGCCTCTgtccggggccttcatcttcctcACCCTCGCAGTTATAT gtGAGATGTTTATCCCTTATTACACGGGGAAGGTGATTGATATTCTGGGATCCCGGTACAGAGAGGCCAAATTCTACACCGCCATCTCACTCATGGCTCTGTTCTCCATGGCAAG CTCCTTGTCCGCTGGCTGCAGAGGTGGCCTATTCACGCTCACCATAGTCCGGCTTACTCAGCGACTCCGGGTCCTACTCTTTCGGGCCGTGGTACAGCAAGAAATCGGATTCTTTGAATCCACCAAAACAG GTGAGATCACCTCCCGCCTGGCCACCGACACGGCGCTCATGAGTCGCTCCATTGCACTGAACGTGAACGTTTTCCTGCGCAGCCTGATGAAGGCGGTGGGGATCTACTGCTTCATGCTGAACCTCTCCTGGCAGCTCACGCTGTTCACGCTCATCGACACGCCCATCACCGCGCTGATCCAGGAGATCTACAACCGCTACTACGAG AGCGTAGTGAAGGAAGTGCAGGACTCCATCGCCCGATCCAGCCACCTGGCCGGGGAGACCGTTCACGCCATCAGGACGGTGCGCAGCTTCGGCACggagcaggaggaggcagagcgGTACGGCGCCCGGCTGCTGGAGACGCACCGGCTGAAGACCCGACGGGATATGATCAGGGCGCTGTACCTGCTGGCCCACAGG CTCACGAAGTTAGCCGTGCAGGTGATCATGTTGTACTGTGGGCAGCACCTGATCCGCACGGGGCAGATGAGCAGCGGGAACCTGGTGTCCTTCATCATATACCAGGAGGAGTCCGGGCGCTACATACAG aGTCTGGTGCATATGTACGGGGATATGATCCATTCCATGGGAGCCGCAGAGAAGGTTTTCCAGTATCTGGATCGCAAGTCGACAGTCCCCACGGAGGGGGACCTGAAGCCGAAAGACTTCAAGGGCCACGTCCACTTCCAGAATGTCTCCTTCTCCTACCCCACCCGGCCAGATGTGTCCGTGTTGAAG GACGTCTCTTTCGAGCTTAGGCCGGGGAAAGTCACGGCCCTGGTGGGGCCCTCGGGAGGCGGGAAGACGACCTGCATCTCTCTGCTGGAGCGATTCTATGAGCCCCAGGCGGGAGAGATCCTGCTGgacgggagacccctgagggACTACGACCACAAATATCTCCATACCAAG ATCTcactggtggggcaggagccGGTTCTCTTTGCTCGCTCGGTGGCAGAGAACGTTGCGTTCGGGCTGCGAGATTACTCAATGGAGGATGTGGAGACAGCAGCTCAGGAAGCTCATGCCGATCCCTTCATACAGCAGATGGAGAGGAAGTACAGGACAG ATGTGGGTGAGGCTGGTGGGACACTGGCCGGGGGACAGAAGCAGCGAATCGCTATCGCTCGCGCTCTCGTCCGGAGACCGCAGCTCCTCGTCCTGGACGAGGCCTCCAGCTGCTTAGACATAGAGAGCGAACACAAG GTCCAGGAAACGCTCTCCCGGATGCGGGGGCAGACGGTGCTGGTCGTGGCTCATCGGCTGAAGACGGTGGAGGACGCCGATAAGATCGTCGTGATAGAGGAAGGGCGCGTGGTGGAGGAAGGGAATCATCGGCAGCTCATGGAGAGGGAGGGCGCGTACCACCGACTGGTCCAGAGGCTCTTCACCCAGAACGGGGACGTGAACTGA
- the LOC115080527 gene encoding antigen peptide transporter 2-like isoform X2 gives MFIPYYTGKVIDILGSRYREAKFYTAISLMALFSMASSLSAGCRGGLFTLTIVRLTQRLRVLLFRAVVQQEIGFFESTKTGEITSRLATDTALMSRSIALNVNVFLRSLMKAVGIYCFMLNLSWQLTLFTLIDTPITALIQEIYNRYYESVVKEVQDSIARSSHLAGETVHAIRTVRSFGTEQEEAERYGARLLETHRLKTRRDMIRALYLLAHRLTKLAVQVIMLYCGQHLIRTGQMSSGNLVSFIIYQEESGRYIQSLVHMYGDMIHSMGAAEKVFQYLDRKSTVPTEGDLKPKDFKGHVHFQNVSFSYPTRPDVSVLKDVSFELRPGKVTALVGPSGGGKTTCISLLERFYEPQAGEILLDGRPLRDYDHKYLHTKISLVGQEPVLFARSVAENVAFGLRDYSMEDVETAAQEAHADPFIQQMERKYRTDVGEAGGTLAGGQKQRIAIARALVRRPQLLVLDEASSCLDIESEHKVQETLSRMRGQTVLVVAHRLKTVEDADKIVVIEEGRVVEEGNHRQLMEREGAYHRLVQRLFTQNGDVN, from the exons ATGTTTATCCCTTATTACACGGGGAAGGTGATTGATATTCTGGGATCCCGGTACAGAGAGGCCAAATTCTACACCGCCATCTCACTCATGGCTCTGTTCTCCATGGCAAG CTCCTTGTCCGCTGGCTGCAGAGGTGGCCTATTCACGCTCACCATAGTCCGGCTTACTCAGCGACTCCGGGTCCTACTCTTTCGGGCCGTGGTACAGCAAGAAATCGGATTCTTTGAATCCACCAAAACAG GTGAGATCACCTCCCGCCTGGCCACCGACACGGCGCTCATGAGTCGCTCCATTGCACTGAACGTGAACGTTTTCCTGCGCAGCCTGATGAAGGCGGTGGGGATCTACTGCTTCATGCTGAACCTCTCCTGGCAGCTCACGCTGTTCACGCTCATCGACACGCCCATCACCGCGCTGATCCAGGAGATCTACAACCGCTACTACGAG AGCGTAGTGAAGGAAGTGCAGGACTCCATCGCCCGATCCAGCCACCTGGCCGGGGAGACCGTTCACGCCATCAGGACGGTGCGCAGCTTCGGCACggagcaggaggaggcagagcgGTACGGCGCCCGGCTGCTGGAGACGCACCGGCTGAAGACCCGACGGGATATGATCAGGGCGCTGTACCTGCTGGCCCACAGG CTCACGAAGTTAGCCGTGCAGGTGATCATGTTGTACTGTGGGCAGCACCTGATCCGCACGGGGCAGATGAGCAGCGGGAACCTGGTGTCCTTCATCATATACCAGGAGGAGTCCGGGCGCTACATACAG aGTCTGGTGCATATGTACGGGGATATGATCCATTCCATGGGAGCCGCAGAGAAGGTTTTCCAGTATCTGGATCGCAAGTCGACAGTCCCCACGGAGGGGGACCTGAAGCCGAAAGACTTCAAGGGCCACGTCCACTTCCAGAATGTCTCCTTCTCCTACCCCACCCGGCCAGATGTGTCCGTGTTGAAG GACGTCTCTTTCGAGCTTAGGCCGGGGAAAGTCACGGCCCTGGTGGGGCCCTCGGGAGGCGGGAAGACGACCTGCATCTCTCTGCTGGAGCGATTCTATGAGCCCCAGGCGGGAGAGATCCTGCTGgacgggagacccctgagggACTACGACCACAAATATCTCCATACCAAG ATCTcactggtggggcaggagccGGTTCTCTTTGCTCGCTCGGTGGCAGAGAACGTTGCGTTCGGGCTGCGAGATTACTCAATGGAGGATGTGGAGACAGCAGCTCAGGAAGCTCATGCCGATCCCTTCATACAGCAGATGGAGAGGAAGTACAGGACAG ATGTGGGTGAGGCTGGTGGGACACTGGCCGGGGGACAGAAGCAGCGAATCGCTATCGCTCGCGCTCTCGTCCGGAGACCGCAGCTCCTCGTCCTGGACGAGGCCTCCAGCTGCTTAGACATAGAGAGCGAACACAAG GTCCAGGAAACGCTCTCCCGGATGCGGGGGCAGACGGTGCTGGTCGTGGCTCATCGGCTGAAGACGGTGGAGGACGCCGATAAGATCGTCGTGATAGAGGAAGGGCGCGTGGTGGAGGAAGGGAATCATCGGCAGCTCATGGAGAGGGAGGGCGCGTACCACCGACTGGTCCAGAGGCTCTTCACCCAGAACGGGGACGTGAACTGA